CAGCAAGGGCCATGCGGCGGCCGCCCTCTACGCCACCCTGGCCCACCAGGGCTTCTTCCCGATCGAGGACCTGCTGACGTTCATGGACCCCCTGTCCAAGCTCAACGGGCACCCCAACCGCAACAAGGTGCCGGGTGTCGAGACCAACACGGGGCCTCTGGGCCACGGCCTGCCCGTCGCGGTGGGCAGCGCCATCGGCAGCGCCCTGAAGGACCAGAGCTGGCGCACCTACGTGGTGCTGGGCGACGGCGAACTTCAGGAGGGCAGCAACTGGGAAGCCATCATGACGGCCGGCCACCGCCGCCTGGGCACCCTGACGGCCATCGTGGACCGCAACCGCCTGCAACAGGGCGCGCGCACCGAGGACACCAATACCCTCGAACCGCTGGCCGACAAGTGGCGCAGCTTCGGGTGGGAGGTCCATGAGGTGGACGGACACGACCACGCCGCCCTCTACGACGTGCTCAGCGCCGAGCCTGGAGACCGCCCGCGCTGCGTGATCGCCCACACCGTGAAGGGCAAGGGCGTGTCGTTCATCGAAGACCGGGTGGAGTGGCATCACAAGGTGCCCACCCAGGACCAGATCGAGCAGGCCAGAAGGGAGATCGGCGAATGAGCACGGAAACCATGACACCCCAGGCGGCGACCTTCGACAACCGGCAGGCCTTTGCCGAAGAACTCATCCGCCTCGCCCGCGAAGACCGCCGCATCGTCGCGGTCTGCAACGACTCCGTGGGGTCGAGCAACCTCGGCGCCTTCCAGAAGGAATTTCCGGAGCGGCTGATCAATGTCGGCATCGCGGAGCAGGACATGGTGGGGGTCGGTGCGGGCCTGGCCAACGCGGGCTTCATTCCTTTCGTCTGCGCCGCCGGTCCCTTCCTGAGTGGCCGCGCGCTCGAACAGATCAAGGCCGACGTCGCCTACTCCAATTTCCATGTGGTGCTGTGCGCCATGAGTCCGGGGATGGCCTACGGCGAACTCGGGCCGACGCACCACTCCATCGAGGACCTGGCCTGGATCAACGCCATCGACAACATGACCCTGCTCATGCCGGCCGACGCGCAGCAGACCCGTCAGGCCGTGCAGTGGAGCGCCGAAAACGGCCGGCCGGTGTACATGCGGGTGGGACGTTTCAAGGTGCCGGCCGTGACCCCGCAGGACGAACCCTTCGAGGTGGGCAAGGCGGTGCAGGTCCGGGAGGGCCGGGACGTGACCCTGATCGGGGCCGGCACCACCGTCTCGCGCGCGCTGGAGGCCGCCGAACTGCTCGCCGCCCAGGGCTACAGCGCCCGCGTGCTGAACATGGCGACCATCAAACCGCTCGACGAGGACGCGGTCGTGCGCGCCGCGCGGGAGACGGGCCGCATCGTGACCGCCGAGGAGGCGACCACGCACGGCGGCCTGGGGTCCATGGTCGCCCACGTCCTGGCCCTGCATCACCCCACCCCCATGCGGACCCTGGGCGTCACCGGTTTTGCCCCCACCGGCAGCGCCGAATACCTGCTCGAACACTTCGGGCTGACCGCGCGCGGCATCGCCGACGCCGCCCTGGAGCTGCTGTAACGTATGGACGCTTCCGCCCCTGACTGCGTGCTGGCGATCGACCAGGGCACCAGCGGCACCAAATGCCTGTTGGTGGACGGCGCCGGCCGGATCGTCGCGCGGGGTCACGCTCCCCTTTCCGAACAGCATCCCCAGCCGGGATGGGTCAACCAGAACCCCGAGGAACTCTGGCAGAGCGTGCAGGCAGCCGTCCGGGCGTGCCTTCAGGGGCAGGAACCGTCGCGGGTCCGGGCTGTGGGCCTGAGCACCCAGCGGGAATCCTACCTGCTCTGGGACCGGCGCGGCGGCCAGGCCATCTCCCCGCTGATCAGCTGGCAGGACCAGCGCGCCCCGCTCTCCGAGGAACTGCGCCGGCCGGAAACGGGGCAACTGGTCCGCAGCCGCAGCGGCCTGCCCCTAGACCCTATGTTCTCGGCCAGCAAGGCGGCCTGGCTGCTCGACACCTACGATCCGGAGCGCGAACGCAGCGGACGCGGCGAGTGGTGCCTGGGCACGGTGGATTCCTGGCTGCTGTTCAGGATGACGGGCGAGCACCTCACCGAACTCGGCAACGCCTCGCGCACGCAGCTCCTGAACGTCCACACCGCCGAGTGGGACCCCGAACTCCTGCGGCTGTTCCGGGTGCCGCGCGCCGCGCTGCCCGAACTGCGGCCGAGCAACGGGCCCTTTCCCGCCCTGCGCGGTCTGGCCCCCCTGCCCGACGGCACGCCCATCCGGGCCGTGCTGGGCGACTCGCACGCGGCGCTGTTCGCCCACGGGGCCTTCAGCCCGGGCGCGGTCAAGGCGACCTACGGCACGGGCTCCTCGGTGATGGGGCTGCTCCACGACGCGCAGCAGCTCGATCCGGGACTGTGCCTGACCGTCGCCTGGAGCATGGGCGATCAGGTCCAGCTGGCGGCCGAGGGCAACGTCCGTTCGACCGGGGCCGGCCTGAAATGGGTCGCGGAGCTGCTGGGTCTGAGTCCGGCCGAACTCGCGGCCCTCGCCCGCACGGTCGGGCACAGCCCGGTCACGCTCGTTCCGGGCTTCGGCGGCCTCGGCGCGCCCTGGTGGGACGAGGGCGCGGTGGGCCTGATCAGCAACCTCACCCTGGGCAGCACCCGCGCGGACCTGGCCTTCGCCGCCGTCGATTCCATCGCCCAGCAGGTCAGCGACGTGGTCGAGGCCGTCAACCGCAGCGTGGGCCAGATTCAGGTGCTCTACACCGACGGTGGAGCGACGGCCAACCCGGACCTGATGCAGCGTCAGGCCGACCTCATCGACACGGCGGTGCTGCGTTCCGAGAACGCCGAACTCTCCGCACTGGGCGCGGCGCACCTGGCAGGCCTCGGGGCAGGGCTCTGGGACGCTCAGGCGCTGCGCGACCTGCCCCGCGAGCGGCAGACCTTCCGGCCCCAGATCACCGCTGCCGAACGTCTGCGGCTACGCCGCGTCTGGCGGGAGGCCGTCGACCGGGCCCGCACGCCCCAGCCCGCGTCTCCGGACGCCGCTGCGCTGACCTCCCAGGCCACGAGGTACTGATATGCAATCGCCCCTGCTCAAAGCCGGTCCTTCGCCTGTCAAGACGCCGTGGTGGCGGGGTCTGCTGGGAACCAGCGGCCCGCTGATCGGCCTGATCCTGCTGTTCGGCGTGATGTCGGTCGCCACGGACTCGTTCCTCTCGGTGCGCAACCTCCTCAACGTCCTCGACCAGATGACGGTCCTGGGCATCCTGGCCATCGGCATGACGCTCGTCATCGTCATCGGGGGCATCGACCTGTCGGTCGGCGCGGTCCTCGCCCTGTCCATGATGGTCATGGGGTGGCTGGCCAACACCCACGGCTGGCCCTTTCCGCTCGCCATCCTCGCCGCGCTGGTGGTCGGCGGCCTGTGCGGCCTGATCTCGGGGCTGCTCGTCACGCGGCTGAAGCTCCCGGCCTTCATCGCCACCCTGGCCCTGCTGTCGGTGGCGCGCGGCCTGGCGAACATCATCACCAACGGCGAACAGATCGTGGGTTATCCCGAGTGGTTCACCAACCTCGCCATCGTCCGGCACCTGGGTTTCCTGTCGGCCACCGTGGCCCTCCTGATCCTCCTGGCCCTGGCGACCGCCGCCTTCCTGCGCTACCGCGCGTCGGGCCGCAGCCTGTACGCCATCGGCGGCAGCCCCGAGGTCGCGCGTCTGGCGGGCATCTCGGTGCGCCGGGTCTCCACCTGGGTCTACGTGGCCTCGGGGGTGCTCGCCGGCCTGGCCGGGGTGGTCCTGGCGGCCCGGCTGGATTCCTCGCAGCCCAGCGCCGGCACCGGCTACGAACTCGACGCCATCGCCGCCGTGGTCATCGGCGGGGCCAGCCTGGCCGGCGGGGTGGGCAGCGTGGGCGGCACGATCATCGGGGTGTTCATCATCGGCATCCTCCGCAACGGCCTGAACCTGATCGGCGTGTCGCCCTTTATCCAGCAGATCATCATCGGCGTCGTCATCGCCATCGCCGTCTCCATCGATACCCTCCGTCGCCGCGAACGCTAGGCCTCTTTCCTCCTCCGGCTTCTGTCCGCCCACGGCCCCTCGTCCTCTCGCCCCCAAGGAGCTTCACATGACCCGTACCCGCATCGCTGCCCTCGGCCTGTCCACCCTCACCCTGCTGCTCGCGGCCGCTCCCGTACAGGCGCAGGCCGCCGGCAAGAAGGTCACCATCGGGCTGGCCGTCGCCAACCTGCAGGCCAACTTCTTCAACCAGATCAAGCAGTCGGTCGAGCGTACGGCCAAGGCGCAGGGCATCACCGTGATCACCGTGGACGCCAAGGGCGACTCGGCCACGCAGGTCAGCCAGATCCAGGACCTCGTCGCCCGCAACGTGGACGCCATCATCTACATCCCTGCCGGGGCCACCGCCGCCGCCGTGCCGGTGCGCACCGCGCGCGCCGCCGGTATCCCGGTCGTGAACGTCGACCGCAACGCCGCCGGCGCTCCCGGCGACACCTTTATCGCCACCGACAGCGTAGCGGCCGCCCAGACGCTCGGGGACTACGTGTGCAAGCAGACCGGCGGCAAGGGGAACGTGGCGATCATCCAGGGCCAGCTGGGCACCACCCCCGAGCAGGACCGCGACAAGGGCTTCAGCCAGGCGCTCGCCAAATGCACGGGCCTCAAGGTGGTCGCCAAGCAGGCCAGCAACGCCTGGGCACAGGACGAGGGCTTCAACATCGCGCAGGACATGCTCCAGAAGACCCCGGACATCACCGTCTTCTTCGGCCGCGCCGACGCCCTGGCCCTGGGGGCCGCGCAGGCCGCCAAGGTCGCCGGACTGGGCGGCAAGGTGATGGTGGTCGGCTTCGACGGCGACACCGCCGGCCTGCAGGCCGTGCAGTCGGGCACCCTCAGCGCGACCATGACCCAGCGCACCCAGTACATGGGCCAGCTCGCGGTCAAGTCGGCGCTCGACCTGATCAACAAGAAGTCGGTGCCGAAGGTCCAGTTGCAGGCGGCCACCCTGACCACCAAGGCCAACGTCGCGCCCTTCCTCAAGACGCACCCCTGAGCCAGCCGAGGGTGGCCCGGTCCTCTCGCCGGGCCACCGTTGTTTCCTGAACCCGAGGTTTCCGAGTCAAGCGAGTAAAGGAGGTGAAGCACATGACCGCATCCGTCCACACGCCCCCCCTGCCGCAAGGACCGGCCCAGGGCCAGCAAGGAGGCCTGTGCATCCGTGGAGTGGGCAAACGGTACGGCCAGAACGTCGTGCTGGAACACATCGATCTGGACGTGCGTCCCGGTGAGGTCGTGGCGCTGCTGGGCGAGAACGGCGCGGGGAAATCGACCCTCTCCTCGATCATCGCCGGCCTGGTCCGGCCCGATTTCGGCCAGCTGACCTGGCAGGGCCAGCCCTACGCACCGGTCTCGCCGGGGGACGCCATCGGTCAGGGCATCGGCCTGATCCACCAGGAGACGAAGCTCCTCGACAGCCTGAGCATCGCCGAGAACGTGTTTCTGGGCCGCCTGCTGACGAAAGGGGGCCGCATCGACCGCAAGACGATGGAGGAGCGGGCCGAGGCCCAGCTGCGGCGTCTGGGCCTGAACGTCCCGGCGACGCGCACCGTGGGCACCCTGCGTGTGGCGGCCAAGCAGCAGGTCGAGATCGCCAAGGCCCTGACCCTGAACGCCCGGCTGCTCATCCTCGACGAGCCCACGGCCGCCCTCGGCAGCGAGGAGACGGACCACCTCTTCGCCCAGGTCGAGGCGCTCAAGGCGCAGGGGGTGTCGTTCATCTACATCAGCCACCGCCTGGAGGAGATCGCGCGGATCGCCGACCGGATCGTCGTGCTGCGCGACGGCCGGCTGGTCGCCCAGCACGAGTCCTCGCAGGTGCCGGTGCGCATGCTGGTCGAGCAGATGGTCGGCCGCAGCGTGGACCGGCTGTTTCCCCCGCTGGGACAGCCGCAGCCCCAGGACGTGCTGGCCGTGGAGCACCTGACCTCCGCGACCGGGGCCTTCAGCGACATCAGCTTCAGCGTCCGGGCCGGAGAAGTCTTCGGCATCGCGGGCATCGTCGGGGCGGGGCGCACCGAGCTGGTCCGGGCCATCGCGGGGGCCGACCCCATCAAGAGTGGCCGGGTCAGCGTGGGCGGCCGGGCGCTGCGGCTGCGCGAGCCCAGCGACGCCATCCGGGCCGGCGTGGTCCTGGTTCCGGAAGACCGCAAGGGCCAGGGCGTCATCCTCAAGGACAGCATCGCGGACAACCTCAGCCTCGCCAATCTCGACCGGCTCTCCCGCAGCGGCTGGCTCTCGCCGGGCCGCGCCAGGAGTTTCGCGCAGAGTGCCATCGAGCGTCTGGGGGTCAAGGGCCGCATCGACGACAGCGCGGGCCGACTGTCGGGGGGCAACCAGCAGAAGGTGGTGATCTCCAAGTGGATCAGCCGTGATCCCAAGGTCTTCATCCTCGACGAACCCACCCGGGGCATCGACGTCGGGGCCCGCGCGGCGATCTACGAGGTCATCGCCGATCTGGCGCGCGGCGGCATGGCCGTCGTGGTGGTCAGTTCGGACCTCGAGGAAGTGCTGGGCCTGGCCCACCGCGTCATGGTGCTGGCCCGGGGCCGCAACATGGGCATTCTGGACCATGGACGCGCCACCGGGGTCGCGGTCATGGAGCTGGCGACGGCGTGAGGGCGAGCAGATACGCCACGCTGAATAGCTATTCAACCTATCCTGTGGGTATGGCTTCACTCCCGGACCCCTCCTCCGACCTCCTGAGACTGATGGCGAAGATCGCGCATCTCTACCACGGGCGCGGCCTCAAGCAGCCGGAAATCGCCTCGCAGCTCGGCCTCTCGCAGGCCCGCGTCTCCCGGCTGCTCAAACAGGCCGAACAGGTGGGGATCGTGCGCACGACGGTGCATCCCCCCCTGGGTGTCTTTACCGACCTCGAAGAGCAGCTCGAACAGAAATACGGCCTGCGCGAAGCCGTGGTGGTCGACACCGGCAACGAGGAGGAGGCGGTGATCCCCTTTCTGGGCGTGAGCGCCGCCGTCTATCTCCAGACCGCGCTGGTCGGGGCGCGCCGGATCGGCATCTCGTCGTGGAGCGAGACGCTGCTCGCCACGGTCAACGCCATGCGGCCGGTGGCGCAGAGCAGCACCACGCAGGTCGTGCAGGTGCTCGGGGGGCTGGGTACGCCCAGCTCGCAGGCGCACGCCACGCGCCTGACCGAACGCTTCGCGCAGCTGCTCGACGCCCAGGCGCTCTTCTTGCCGGTGCCCGGCGTCGTGGGCTCGGCCGAGGCGCGCGCCGCGCTCATGCAGGACCCCCACGTCCGGGAGGTCTTCGGGACCTTCGACGACCTCTCGCTCGTGCTCCTGGGGATCGGGAGCCTGGACCCCTCCAAGCTGATCCGCGAGAGCGGCAACGTGGTGAGCCCGGCAGACCAGGAAGCCCTGCGGCGCGCCGGCGCGGTCGGAGACGTCTGCCAGCGGTTTTTCGACGGCCAGGGGCACTACACGCCTGTGCCGCTGAGCGGCCGCATCCTGGGCATCGGGGCCGAGCAGCTGCGCCGCGTGCCGCGCCGGGTCGGCGTCGCGGGGGGCCGCAGCAAGTTTTTCGCCATTCAGGCCGCCGCCCGTGGGGGCTGGATCGACACCCTGATCACCGATCACCACATGGCCCAGCGTCTCCTCCAGGCCTGAGCCCTCTCCCCGGCGCGTCCCCGCACCGGACACCACACAAGGACACCATGAACATGACTCTCTTTTCTTTGCAGGGACAGACGGCTTTCGTGACGGGGGCAGGCAGCGGGATCGGGCAGCGCATCGCGGTGGGGCTGGCCGAGGCCGGGGCGGACGTGGCCTGTTTCGACCTGCCGGGCAGCGCCGACCTGGGCCGCACGGCCGAGCAGATCGGGGCCCTGGGCCGCCGCGCGCTGGTCCTCAGCGGCAGCGTCACGCAGGCGGAGGACCTCGCGGCCGCGCTGGCCCGCACCGAAGCCGAACTCGGCCCGGTCAGCGTCGCGGTGAACAGTGCCGGCATCGCCAACGCCTTTCCGGCCGAGGAGATGGAACTGGCGCAGTGGCAGCGCATGCTCGACATCAACCTCACCGGGGTCTTCCTGTCCTGCCAGGCCGAAGCGCGCGTCATGCTGCCGCGTGGTAAGGGCACCATCATCAACATCGCGTCCATGTCGGGCGACATCGTCAACCGGGGCCTGTTGCAGGCGCACTACAACACCTCCAAGGCGGGCGTCATCCACCTCACGCGGAGTCTGGCGATGGAGTGGGCGACGCGGGGGGTGCGCGTCAACGCCATCAGCCCCGGCTATACCCTCACCCCCATGAACCTGCGCCCCGAGGTGGCCGAGCAGCGCAAGGTCTTCGAGACGGAAACGCCCCTGGGCCGGATGGCGACCGTGGACGAGATGGTCGGCCCGGCCGTGTTCCTGGCCTCGCAGGCCTCGTCCTTCTGCACCGGCATCGACCTGCTGGTGGACGGCGGATTCACCTGCTGGTAGGCCCGACGACCGGACAGAGGATTTTCTGCGCGCAGTAAAGGAGCCACATGGAACAGCTCAGCCGATTTGAGGGTCAAGCCGTCGTCGTGACCGGTGCCAGCCGGGGTCTGGGGCGCGGCATCGCCCAGCGTTTTGCCCAGGAGGGCGCGAACGTCGTGGTCGCCTCGAACGAGGAAGGGGTCCACGAGGTCGCGGCCGAACTGGAAGCCCTGGGCGTGCAGGCCCTGGCCGTCGTCTGCGACGTGACCCAGAAGGCGCAGGTCGAGGACCTCTATGCCCAGGCCGTCGGCCGCTTCGGCCGCGTGGACGTGTCCGTACAGAACGCCGGGGTCATCACCATCGCCAAGGTGGAGGACCTGAGCGAGTCGGAATGGGACCTCGTCCTCGACGTGAACACCAAGGGGGTGTTCCTGTGCTGCCAGGCGGCGGCGCGGCACATGCTGCGTCAGGGCCAGGGCCGCCTGATCAACACCGCGTCCGGGCAGGCGCGCGACGGCTTCATCTATACCCCGCACTACGCCGCGTCCAAAATGGGCGTGGTCGGCATCACCCAGAGCCTCGCCAAGGAACTGGCGACGCGCGGCGTGACGGTCAACGCGATCTGTCCGGGCATCATCGCCACGGACATGTGGCAGTACAACGACGAACACTGGGGCCGCCTGCTGGGCAGCCAGGGCCAGGGCCAGCTCATGCAGGCCTGGGCGACGGAAAAGATTCCGATGCAGCGCGTGGGAACCCCCGAGGAGGTCGCCGGACTGGTGGCGTTCCTGGCCTCGCGGGACGCCGCTTACATCACCGGACAGACCATCAACATCGACGGCGGCCTGATCATGTCCTGACCCGGTGCGGCGCCCCTGTCCGGCGCCGGGTCAGCCGTTCCGGAGTCGGGACGCCAGCCGTTCCCCGAGCCAGAGCCGGAACTGCTCGGGCCAGTGGTCGCTGGCCAGGCCCCAGGCATGGAGCCCGAAGCCGTGGCCGCCCTGCGCGTAGGCATGAAGTTCCACAGGGGCGGCCCCGCGCCAGGCCCGGTACAGCTCCAGATTCGCCCCGATCACGAAGTCGCCCAGGGGATCGTCGTTGCTGTACGCGAGGAACAGGGGCGGCGGATTCTGCGGGGCGGTCACCGGCCCCCACATCGAGCCGTAGATGGGCGCGAGAAAATCCGGCCGCTGTCCGGGCGCGCCGCGCAGGGTGACCATCGCCGCGAGGTGGCCCCCGGCCGAGAAGCCCAGCATCCCCACGCAGTCGGCGCGCAGCCCCCATTCGGCGGCGTGCCCGCGGACCAGGGCCACGGCGCGCTCGCCGTCCCGGAGCAGGTGGGGCAGGTGCGCCGCGACGAGCGCTTCGAGTTCGCCGGTGTGCGCCATGACGTGCTGCATCCGTGTCTCGAAGTCCTCGTCGCGGTCGGGGGTGGGAATCAGCCGGTTCTTCAGGACGAAGGCCGCCACGCCGCGAGCCGCGAGCCAGCGCGCCACGTCGCTGCCCTCATGGTCGATGGCGAGGGTATGGTGCCCGCCGCCCGGACAGACGATCACCGCCGCGCCGGTCGCCTGCGCCGGGTCGGGCAGAAAGGCGATCAGGGTCGGCTCGGTGACGTTGCGCACCTGCCGGTAGTGAAAGGGCGCGCCCGGCGCACTGGTGAACCAGCGTTCCGGCCGCCCGCCCGCGACCGGGTCGGGCACCCCCTGCGGCCACAGGGGCAGCTCGAAGGCCGCCTGCGCGAACGGCGGCGAGGTCACCGGGCCAGCTCCGGCGCGGCGGAGTCGGCGGCGACGCCTGCAGGTGGGGGCGAGGACCGCAGCGCGCGGCGCAGGGCAGCCAGCCGGGTCTGGTGGATGCGCACGCTGAGTTCGGCGTCCGGGACCATGTGCTCGGACCCGTGGAAGGCGCCGGGATAGACGTGCAGCTCGGTAGGCACTCCGGCCTGCATGAGCCGTGTGGCGAAGGCGATGTCCTCGTCCCGGAAGGGGTCGAGTTCCCCCACGTCCAGAAAGGTGGGGGGCAGCCCGGCCAGTTGCGCGGTGCTGGCGCGGGCAGGGGCGGCGTAAAGGTCGGCGGCCTGTCCGGCGAGGTACCAGTTCCAGGCCTCGACGTTCTTGCGGCGGTCCCAGACCACGCCCAGGTCGTCGAATTCCAGGGCCGAGGCGGTCTCGCTGCGGTCGTCGATCATCGGGTACTGGGCCATCACGTAGCGCAGGGCCGGGCCTCCCCGGTCGCGGGCCAGGAGGGCGACCGCCAGGGCGAGGCCGCCCCCGGCGCTGCCGCCCGTCACCGCGAGCCGGCTGGGGTCGAAGCCGAGGTCACCGGCGTGCCCGGCCATCCAGACCAACGTCCCGAAGCAGTCGTGGACGGCGGCCGGATACGGCGCTTCGGGGGCCAGGCGGTAGCCGACCGAGACGACCACGGCTCCTAGCGCCGCGCTCAGGGTGGCGGCCTGCACGTGTTCGTGGGCGATGCTGCCCGCCCACATGCCCCCCCCGTGGATGAATAGCACGCCCGGACCGGGGTGCGGGGCGGAGGCCGGCCGGTAGAGCCGCACCGGCACGTCGGGCTCGCCGCTCAGGCCGGGCACGCGGAGGTCGTCCCAGATCACGCCCTCGGGGGCGGTCGCCGTCTGGGCGGCGAGCAGGGCGTCCCCGATCTTCCGGCGCCCGGCCGGGTCGGCGGGCCAGGGGTTCTCGAGCATCTGTGCGGCGGCGGCGCTCAGGACGGGGCGGCACTCCGGGTCAGTTCGGTCATGGAAGGTCATAGGTCGGTCCTTGCCTGGGGTACGGCAGAGAGAGGGGGCTGAGGAGGCGGAGACGGAAGTGCCGCACGACAAGGCCGCTCAGACGCTCCGGAAAGGGTCGCCGCTGGGCAGGTGCGTGACCGGCGTGCCGGGCAGGAGGTCGCGCAGCCACTCGGCCAGGTAGGCCATGCCGCCCTCCTCGCTGGTGGCGTGGCCCACCACGAGCATGGCCTTGGGACGGCCGAAGTGCGCGCTGTCGCGCAGGTACTCGCAGGTTTCCCACTCGCGGGTCTCGCCGCACAGCACGGCGTCCACGTCGTCCCGTTGCAGGGTGGCGATGGTCATCCGGCCCGGCAGCGCGCCCAGGGTCAGGCCGACGCGGCGCACGATCAGGTCGTCGGGGCCGACCACGCGCACGCTGCTCGCGCCCAGGCGGGCCTTGACCTGCCGGGCGAGCTCCAGCAGCGGGGTCGGCTCGGTGACGGCGACGCTGGTCGCGGCCCCGGCCTGCCGGGTGTCGCCCGCCTGCCCGGCGGTCATGGCGTGCACCGCCTCGTCCGGGCCGCCGGGGGGCGACTCGACCGCCCAGCCCAGTTCCCGCGCCACGCCCGTCACGATGCCGTCCGGGCGCATGAGGTGCCAGTAGTCGTGAAAGCGCCAGATGACCAGCCCGTGCCGGTCGATCAGCGCCCGTTTCTCGGCCGTCACCGGATCGCCGCCCAGCCAGGCGAGGTCGTCGGTGTCCTCGGCCGAGTAGAAGGTCGGCTCGTGGGTGACGATCAGGTTGGCCCCGAGCGCCGCCGCCTGCTCGATGACCTGCGCGGTCGCCAGGAAGGTCGTGACGACGCCGCGCAGGGGCGTGTCCGGGTCGCCGGTCTTGAAGGTGTCGGCGGTGCGGGGCAGTGTCGGCACGCCCGTCCGCGCCAGGAGGGTGTCGATGGCCTGCCGGACGGTCAGGGAGGGGGGGGTGGTCATAGGGGGACTCCTTCGGCGCGCAGGCCCTGGGCGTGCCAGGTCTGCCACTGGGGATAGAAATGACAGGCGCTCAGGCCGCCGCCCCCGGTCGGGCGCAGGGCGGGGCGCTCGGCGCGGCAGAGGTCGGCGGCGTAGGGGCAGCGCGGCGCAAACGGGCAGCCCGTGGCCGGGGGCGCCGCCGCAGCGGTCCCCTGATGCCGGACACGGCGGGCGGCTTCCTCGCTGCGGCGCCGCTGGACCCTGGGGTCGGCCACCGGGGCAGAGTCGAGAAGTTCCTGGGTGTAGGGATGGGCCGGGCGGCCGGTCACGGCGTGGGCCGGGCCGGTCTCCATCACCTGCCCCAGGTACATCACGTAGATGCGGTCGGAGAGGTAGCGCACGACCTCGATATCGTGGCTGATGAACAGGTAGCTGAGCTGACGGCGGCGCCGCTGCTCGGCCAGCAGGTTGAGGATCTGCGCCTGCACCGAGAGGTCGAGCGCACTGACCGCCTCGTCGCAGATGACGAGTTGCGGGTCCACGATCAGGGCGCGCGCGATGGCGAGGCGCTGCTTTTGCCCGCCCGAGAACTGCGCGGGGTAGCGCCCGGCCGCTTCGGGCGGCAGGCCGACCTGTTCGAGGGCGGTCGCCACCCGCGCGAGCAGCTCGGCCCCGCGCACCCCGTGGACCTCCAGCGGCTCGGCGAGCGAGCGCCCGACCCGCAGGTACGGGTTGAGCGAGGCGTCGGGGTCCTGAAAGACGACCTGCATGACCCGGCTCAGGTCGCGCCGGCCGCGTGGCCCGAGGTGCGTGATGTCGCGTCCGGCCAGTTCGATGCGGCCCGCGTGTACCGGGGTCAGGCCCAGCGCCGCCTTGGCGACCGTGGACTTCCCGGAGCCGGATTCGCCGACCACGCCCACCGTCTCGCCGGGGTCCACCCGCAGGCTGACGTGGTCGGAGGCCCGCAGCACCGGG
The genomic region above belongs to Deinococcus gobiensis I-0 and contains:
- a CDS encoding alpha/beta hydrolase, encoding MTFHDRTDPECRPVLSAAAAQMLENPWPADPAGRRKIGDALLAAQTATAPEGVIWDDLRVPGLSGEPDVPVRLYRPASAPHPGPGVLFIHGGGMWAGSIAHEHVQAATLSAALGAVVVSVGYRLAPEAPYPAAVHDCFGTLVWMAGHAGDLGFDPSRLAVTGGSAGGGLALAVALLARDRGGPALRYVMAQYPMIDDRSETASALEFDDLGVVWDRRKNVEAWNWYLAGQAADLYAAPARASTAQLAGLPPTFLDVGELDPFRDEDIAFATRLMQAGVPTELHVYPGAFHGSEHMVPDAELSVRIHQTRLAALRRALRSSPPPAGVAADSAAPELAR
- a CDS encoding alpha/beta hydrolase translates to MTSPPFAQAAFELPLWPQGVPDPVAGGRPERWFTSAPGAPFHYRQVRNVTEPTLIAFLPDPAQATGAAVIVCPGGGHHTLAIDHEGSDVARWLAARGVAAFVLKNRLIPTPDRDEDFETRMQHVMAHTGELEALVAAHLPHLLRDGERAVALVRGHAAEWGLRADCVGMLGFSAGGHLAAMVTLRGAPGQRPDFLAPIYGSMWGPVTAPQNPPPLFLAYSNDDPLGDFVIGANLELYRAWRGAAPVELHAYAQGGHGFGLHAWGLASDHWPEQFRLWLGERLASRLRNG
- a CDS encoding Nif3-like dinuclear metal center hexameric protein — its product is MTTPPSLTVRQAIDTLLARTGVPTLPRTADTFKTGDPDTPLRGVVTTFLATAQVIEQAAALGANLIVTHEPTFYSAEDTDDLAWLGGDPVTAEKRALIDRHGLVIWRFHDYWHLMRPDGIVTGVARELGWAVESPPGGPDEAVHAMTAGQAGDTRQAGAATSVAVTEPTPLLELARQVKARLGASSVRVVGPDDLIVRRVGLTLGALPGRMTIATLQRDDVDAVLCGETREWETCEYLRDSAHFGRPKAMLVVGHATSEEGGMAYLAEWLRDLLPGTPVTHLPSGDPFRSV
- a CDS encoding oligopeptide/dipeptide ABC transporter ATP-binding protein is translated as MTRTQTPDPPTHTSTPLLDIRDLEVQYRRRRTDPVLRASDHVSLRVDPGETVGVVGESGSGKSTVAKAALGLTPVHAGRIELAGRDITHLGPRGRRDLSRVMQVVFQDPDASLNPYLRVGRSLAEPLEVHGVRGAELLARVATALEQVGLPPEAAGRYPAQFSGGQKQRLAIARALIVDPQLVICDEAVSALDLSVQAQILNLLAEQRRRRQLSYLFISHDIEVVRYLSDRIYVMYLGQVMETGPAHAVTGRPAHPYTQELLDSAPVADPRVQRRRSEEAARRVRHQGTAAAAPPATGCPFAPRCPYAADLCRAERPALRPTGGGGLSACHFYPQWQTWHAQGLRAEGVPL
- a CDS encoding SDR family oxidoreductase, which translates into the protein MTLFSLQGQTAFVTGAGSGIGQRIAVGLAEAGADVACFDLPGSADLGRTAEQIGALGRRALVLSGSVTQAEDLAAALARTEAELGPVSVAVNSAGIANAFPAEEMELAQWQRMLDINLTGVFLSCQAEARVMLPRGKGTIINIASMSGDIVNRGLLQAHYNTSKAGVIHLTRSLAMEWATRGVRVNAISPGYTLTPMNLRPEVAEQRKVFETETPLGRMATVDEMVGPAVFLASQASSFCTGIDLLVDGGFTCW
- a CDS encoding sugar-binding transcriptional regulator; amino-acid sequence: MASLPDPSSDLLRLMAKIAHLYHGRGLKQPEIASQLGLSQARVSRLLKQAEQVGIVRTTVHPPLGVFTDLEEQLEQKYGLREAVVVDTGNEEEAVIPFLGVSAAVYLQTALVGARRIGISSWSETLLATVNAMRPVAQSSTTQVVQVLGGLGTPSSQAHATRLTERFAQLLDAQALFLPVPGVVGSAEARAALMQDPHVREVFGTFDDLSLVLLGIGSLDPSKLIRESGNVVSPADQEALRRAGAVGDVCQRFFDGQGHYTPVPLSGRILGIGAEQLRRVPRRVGVAGGRSKFFAIQAAARGGWIDTLITDHHMAQRLLQA
- a CDS encoding SDR family NAD(P)-dependent oxidoreductase, which gives rise to MEQLSRFEGQAVVVTGASRGLGRGIAQRFAQEGANVVVASNEEGVHEVAAELEALGVQALAVVCDVTQKAQVEDLYAQAVGRFGRVDVSVQNAGVITIAKVEDLSESEWDLVLDVNTKGVFLCCQAAARHMLRQGQGRLINTASGQARDGFIYTPHYAASKMGVVGITQSLAKELATRGVTVNAICPGIIATDMWQYNDEHWGRLLGSQGQGQLMQAWATEKIPMQRVGTPEEVAGLVAFLASRDAAYITGQTINIDGGLIMS